In a genomic window of Mageeibacillus indolicus UPII9-5:
- a CDS encoding ABC transporter permease: protein MNKRRNLIFTLVRAVLAIGIALLVAMALIFLCSDKNGFVARLVDTFKTMRYMLISPLFRSNGSFSVKGLTDVLALTVPIMFTGLATTVMFSAKQFNLGAEGGIMLGAFTAGVIAVYAPLPAIVLPVVAVIGACVVTAAMMLIPAVLKAKYNVSEMVNSLMLNYVIMYVIKYLMNTYLCDTTRGSVQTLPYQPQATFAPLINNGSKLSYGFIIGLFMAVLIWLFMYRTKWGYGVRMIGINQKFSQYSGINVAKAVIICQVIGGVLAGMGGAVEQLGRYQAYDWMALTGHGWTGITVAILANNNPIFVPLAAFFMSYLDKGCQLMTTHSPVPAQLINIIQAVIFLFFAARKFLARYRQRLVVKTAREDQAAMERAAAGLAGLGSKQAADGRSDVEVK from the coding sequence ATGAATAAGCGCAGAAATTTAATCTTTACTCTGGTGCGTGCCGTTCTAGCGATAGGCATAGCCCTTTTGGTAGCGATGGCATTGATATTTCTTTGCTCGGACAAAAACGGTTTTGTGGCGAGGTTGGTGGATACATTTAAAACTATGCGATATATGTTGATATCGCCGCTTTTCCGCAGTAACGGCAGCTTCAGTGTCAAAGGTTTGACAGATGTTTTGGCACTAACTGTTCCGATCATGTTTACCGGGCTGGCGACCACCGTTATGTTTTCGGCCAAACAATTTAACTTGGGCGCGGAGGGTGGCATTATGCTCGGCGCGTTCACGGCCGGCGTTATCGCCGTTTACGCGCCGCTGCCGGCGATTGTTTTGCCAGTGGTGGCGGTCATCGGGGCTTGCGTGGTTACGGCGGCGATGATGTTGATTCCCGCGGTTCTCAAAGCCAAATATAACGTCAGTGAGATGGTCAATTCACTCATGCTCAACTACGTCATAATGTATGTAATTAAATATTTGATGAATACGTACTTATGCGATACTACACGGGGCAGCGTTCAGACTTTGCCTTATCAACCACAAGCGACTTTTGCGCCTCTGATCAATAACGGTTCCAAACTTTCCTACGGCTTTATTATTGGTCTGTTTATGGCGGTATTGATTTGGCTGTTCATGTACCGCACCAAGTGGGGTTACGGCGTGCGTATGATTGGCATCAACCAAAAATTTTCCCAATATTCGGGCATTAATGTTGCCAAGGCCGTGATCATCTGTCAGGTTATTGGCGGTGTCTTGGCCGGTATGGGCGGGGCGGTAGAACAGCTCGGCCGTTATCAGGCTTACGACTGGATGGCCTTGACCGGACACGGCTGGACGGGAATAACGGTGGCGATTCTGGCCAATAACAATCCGATTTTTGTTCCCTTGGCGGCCTTCTTTATGTCGTATTTAGACAAGGGCTGCCAACTGATGACGACTCATTCACCGGTGCCGGCGCAGTTGATCAATATAATTCAAGCCGTCATTTTCTTGTTCTTCGCCGCCCGTAAGTTCCTGGCGCGTTATCGTCAACGTTTGGTCGTTAAAACAGCCAGAGAAGATCAGGCCGCGATGGAACGAGCGGCTGCCGGACTTGCTGGGTTAGGCTCGAAACAAGCGGCAGACGGGCGATCAGACGTGGAGGTGAAGTAA
- a CDS encoding ABC transporter ATP-binding protein, producing the protein MEDIVVSMKNICKVYPNGVMANKDVNLDIRRGEIHALMGENGAGKSTLMKMLFGLEQPTSGEIWLNGEKVVLPSPNAAIGHGIGMVHQHFMLVPSLTVAENIVLGMVPRKSQIFVDIKKAVKITEEYSERFNLRVDPMAKVADIPVGMKQKVEILKALVRGAKILILDEPTAVLTKQETTELFKELLALKKHGYTLIFISHKLQEIMEITDRLTILRGGRSMGVYNTCDVSPAEISRLMVGRDVLLNVTKTKAQPQKVVLQVRDLNYVNEWGKRMLDNISFSVRQGEILGIAGVEGNGQKELVDMLFGLNRPDSGTITVNGEKIIGMNQRKLRDRHISLVPEDRMLYGIAAEANIVSNTLSDRLHNKKYNAGPLFKMRALQEETDELIKEYRVLCKNREQNVGMLSGGNIQKVVVAREFSNSPQLIIADQPTRGIDVGATEFIRQKLVELARSGVAVLLVSADLNEVMELSDSLIVMYGGHITGYFKDSRELDDEKIGKYMLGLAQQSAEEITGVCYE; encoded by the coding sequence ATGGAAGATATTGTCGTCAGTATGAAAAATATATGCAAAGTATATCCCAACGGAGTAATGGCCAATAAAGATGTCAATTTGGATATCCGTCGGGGCGAGATTCATGCTTTGATGGGCGAAAACGGGGCCGGAAAATCCACCTTGATGAAGATGCTTTTCGGTTTGGAGCAACCGACATCGGGTGAAATTTGGCTCAACGGTGAAAAAGTTGTCCTTCCTTCGCCTAATGCTGCTATCGGGCACGGAATAGGCATGGTGCATCAACATTTTATGCTTGTACCAAGTTTGACCGTGGCAGAAAACATTGTTCTCGGCATGGTTCCGCGTAAGTCACAGATATTTGTCGATATAAAAAAAGCGGTGAAAATAACTGAGGAGTATTCGGAGCGTTTTAACCTGCGGGTGGATCCGATGGCAAAGGTGGCCGATATTCCGGTCGGAATGAAACAGAAAGTAGAAATACTCAAAGCGTTGGTGCGCGGGGCCAAAATTTTGATTTTGGACGAACCGACGGCGGTTCTCACTAAACAGGAAACGACGGAACTGTTTAAGGAACTGCTTGCTTTAAAAAAACATGGCTATACGTTAATTTTTATCTCGCACAAGTTGCAGGAAATAATGGAAATAACAGATCGACTGACCATTTTACGGGGTGGCCGCAGTATGGGGGTTTACAATACCTGTGATGTCAGTCCGGCGGAAATTTCCCGCCTGATGGTTGGCCGCGATGTTTTGCTCAATGTAACTAAGACAAAAGCTCAGCCGCAAAAAGTTGTTTTGCAGGTCCGAGATTTGAATTATGTAAATGAATGGGGCAAACGTATGCTCGACAATATTTCGTTTTCCGTCCGCCAAGGCGAGATTTTGGGTATTGCCGGAGTGGAAGGAAATGGGCAAAAAGAGCTGGTGGACATGCTTTTTGGGCTGAACCGGCCTGACTCAGGGACCATAACGGTTAACGGTGAGAAGATAATCGGCATGAATCAGCGAAAATTGCGCGACCGGCATATTTCTTTAGTCCCGGAGGACCGCATGCTTTACGGCATCGCGGCAGAGGCCAACATTGTTTCGAATACTTTGTCGGATCGTTTGCATAATAAAAAATATAACGCTGGTCCTTTGTTTAAAATGCGTGCTTTGCAGGAAGAAACGGATGAGCTGATTAAGGAATACCGCGTTTTGTGCAAAAATAGGGAGCAAAATGTGGGGATGCTTTCCGGCGGCAACATTCAAAAAGTGGTGGTGGCCAGGGAATTCAGCAATTCGCCGCAGCTGATCATTGCCGATCAGCCGACCCGAGGTATTGATGTCGGTGCAACGGAATTTATCCGTCAGAAGCTGGTTGAGTTGGCGCGCAGTGGGGTAGCGGTACTTTTGGTTTCGGCAGATTTGAATGAAGTTATGGAACTTTCGGATAGCTTGATCGTCATGTATGGTGGCCATATAACGGGATATTTTAAGGATTCGCGAGAACTTGATGACGAGAAAATCGGCAAATATATGCTGGGATTGGCTCAACAATCGGCCGAAGAAATCACAGGAGTTTGCTATGAATAA
- a CDS encoding BMP family ABC transporter substrate-binding protein, with amino-acid sequence MKKLLSVLCVGAMMLAMLAGCGNSPAKSGETGNGSAPAEQKEAAQKDGEKREGKKVYNVAYLVNGNLGDKSFFDSAQAGLETLKKAGRITLKTIEMGGTDADKPKWLSTLYEVAESNEYDVIVCGTYQMPDFLKEVAEKYPEQKFITFDDDTYAGKCKNVVNLTYKQNELGYIIGVFAACMTKDTKVKNINPEKVIGFVGGIDSPVINDFLYGYIIGAQKVDKDIKIDTRYTNDYVDTAKAKEYGLSMISDNKADIIWGVAGNAGNGAAAAALEKGNAWFIGVDSDQEATFPADLAAITLTSGLKNIGNSLVYIFDELDKGKTYWGQLVSFGLDKDGVGIVTDKNFAKYASEETKKAVKEAIDDVIKGKVKVPTVLGGANEDELKKLRNSVQP; translated from the coding sequence ATGAAAAAACTGTTATCTGTTTTATGTGTCGGCGCGATGATGCTGGCGATGCTGGCCGGTTGCGGCAACAGCCCTGCTAAATCAGGTGAAACCGGGAACGGCAGTGCTCCAGCGGAACAGAAGGAAGCGGCGCAAAAAGACGGCGAAAAAAGGGAAGGAAAGAAAGTATACAATGTCGCTTATCTAGTCAACGGCAACCTTGGCGACAAGTCTTTTTTTGACTCAGCTCAGGCTGGTTTGGAAACCCTCAAAAAAGCCGGCCGCATTACCTTGAAAACAATCGAAATGGGCGGAACGGACGCTGACAAACCGAAATGGCTTTCAACTCTCTATGAAGTTGCCGAATCGAACGAATACGATGTAATCGTTTGCGGCACATATCAGATGCCCGATTTTTTGAAAGAAGTTGCCGAAAAATATCCGGAACAAAAATTCATTACCTTCGATGATGACACCTATGCCGGCAAATGCAAAAATGTTGTCAATCTTACGTACAAACAAAATGAGCTCGGCTACATCATTGGAGTTTTTGCAGCGTGTATGACCAAAGACACCAAGGTCAAGAATATCAACCCGGAGAAGGTTATAGGTTTTGTCGGCGGTATCGACAGCCCGGTAATCAACGACTTCCTGTATGGATATATTATCGGAGCCCAGAAGGTAGATAAAGATATTAAGATCGATACCCGTTACACCAATGACTATGTAGATACAGCAAAGGCAAAAGAATACGGCTTATCCATGATCAGCGACAACAAGGCCGATATCATCTGGGGCGTGGCCGGTAATGCCGGTAACGGTGCTGCCGCCGCAGCTTTGGAAAAAGGTAACGCTTGGTTCATCGGTGTTGACTCAGATCAGGAAGCCACCTTCCCGGCCGATTTGGCAGCCATAACGCTTACATCAGGCTTGAAAAATATCGGTAATTCTCTGGTTTACATTTTTGATGAACTGGATAAAGGCAAAACTTACTGGGGCCAGCTCGTCAGCTTCGGTTTGGACAAGGACGGCGTCGGCATTGTTACCGATAAAAACTTTGCCAAATATGCTTCGGAAGAAACCAAAAAAGCGGTTAAAGAAGCTATTGATGATGTTATTAAGGGCAAGGTAAAAGTTCCGACGGTTTTAGGCGGAGCTAACGAAGATGAACTGAAAAAACTGCGGAATTCCGTACAACCGTAA
- a CDS encoding ribokinase, producing the protein MRILNIGSLNLDRTYAVRDFVAPGETISALDYQTHCGGKGLNQSLALARAGAAVSHLGTIGFDGGILRDSLAQAGVDIRFLRQSDTANGHAVIQVDAHGQNCIIVCAGSNAEVTVEQIEAGLASLQPGDWVLLQNETSNLAYAVERASALGLKLILNPSPINPALLNADLRPVNLFILNETEARLLADQQTDEPMKLMAALRTIYPQSEILLTCGAQGAFYQDVAPNDLTYFRPAYQVAAVDTTAAGDTFTGYFLAAMSRQAGVQAALRLAAAAAALAVSRPGAQSSIPELAEVERFIAEREIEGAEAECVTAAQDKRQASAQSDSGHMKEITN; encoded by the coding sequence TTGCGTATTTTAAACATAGGTTCATTGAATTTGGATCGTACATATGCTGTGCGTGATTTTGTTGCCCCCGGTGAGACGATCAGCGCTCTTGATTATCAGACTCATTGCGGCGGCAAAGGCCTTAATCAGTCGTTGGCTTTGGCGCGGGCGGGGGCGGCGGTAAGTCATTTGGGTACGATCGGATTTGACGGCGGGATACTAAGGGACTCGCTTGCTCAAGCAGGGGTAGATATCCGTTTTTTGCGTCAAAGTGACACGGCGAATGGGCATGCGGTAATTCAGGTTGACGCACATGGCCAAAATTGCATTATTGTTTGTGCCGGCAGCAATGCAGAAGTAACCGTTGAGCAGATTGAGGCTGGGTTGGCTTCGTTGCAGCCAGGAGATTGGGTGCTGTTGCAAAACGAAACATCCAATTTGGCTTATGCTGTCGAACGGGCAAGTGCCTTGGGTTTGAAACTTATTCTTAATCCGTCGCCGATCAATCCGGCATTGTTGAACGCTGATTTGCGCCCGGTTAATCTGTTTATTTTGAATGAAACAGAGGCCCGGTTGCTGGCGGATCAGCAAACGGACGAACCGATGAAACTGATGGCAGCTTTGCGGACGATTTACCCTCAGAGTGAAATTTTGCTTACTTGCGGGGCGCAGGGGGCATTTTATCAAGACGTCGCCCCGAACGATCTGACCTACTTCCGGCCGGCTTACCAGGTTGCGGCGGTGGATACGACGGCGGCAGGCGACACGTTTACCGGCTATTTCTTGGCGGCGATGAGCCGACAGGCCGGCGTGCAGGCGGCGCTGCGTTTGGCAGCCGCGGCAGCAGCTTTGGCGGTTAGTCGGCCGGGGGCGCAAAGCTCTATTCCTGAATTGGCGGAGGTGGAGAGATTTATCGCCGAACGGGAGATAGAGGGTGCAGAGGCGGAATGTGTAACGGCAGCGCAGGACAAGAGGCAGGCGTCAGCACAAAGTGATTCCGGGCACATGAAAGAGATTACAAATTGA
- a CDS encoding oleate hydratase, translating into MVLQTYDKRLKLTNGDLQRLVKARKPQGIENKRAYLVGTGIAALTAACFLIRDAHMPGNKITFLEQLDISGGSLDGRCLGTRGYVARGGRETGEHFECLWDIWSSIPSLEDPEMSILDSYYYTNYDDPNYSNCRITHQQGKRYDDGRFNLTQKQAREIVKLCITQDEYLEGKTIADVFSDGLLHSDFWTYWRTMFAFENWHSALEMKLYLNRFIHHVGGLTDLSALRFTRYDQYNSIVRPMVRYLTNHGCKFQYNTKVTDVDFKFEGNKKVACKIIAEDNYGNDKSIALTENDLLFITNGSMTENSSYGDDYTPARLNDEQGGCWEMWKNIAKKSDDFGHPEVFCSDVEKSNWESCTITCHDTKVPEYIEKITKRTPYGGKVVTGGIVTCVDSSWLLSWTINRQGQYPEQPQNDVAVWVYGLFSDKEGDYVKKKMRDCTGKEITAEWLYHLGVPASKINELAESCTAIPVMMPYITSQFMPRKAGDRPFVVPHGAVNFAFIGQFAETLDKPGRDTVFTTEYSGRTAMEAVYVLCGVEKAVPEVYASRYDLRYLLNATVALLDGQKPKLPLNPLAKFKLAKMIKGTDIAEMLREFKII; encoded by the coding sequence ATGGTACTGCAAACTTATGATAAAAGACTGAAATTAACCAACGGCGATTTGCAAAGGCTGGTTAAAGCTAGAAAACCGCAAGGCATTGAAAATAAGCGGGCGTATCTGGTAGGAACCGGCATTGCGGCGTTAACAGCGGCTTGCTTTTTGATTAGAGATGCGCATATGCCCGGTAACAAGATCACCTTCTTGGAACAGTTGGACATATCAGGTGGTTCGTTGGACGGCAGATGTCTGGGAACCAGAGGCTATGTGGCCAGAGGCGGACGCGAAACAGGTGAACATTTTGAATGCTTGTGGGATATTTGGAGCTCAATTCCTAGCTTGGAAGATCCGGAAATGAGCATTTTGGATTCTTATTATTACACGAATTATGACGATCCCAACTACAGCAATTGCCGCATTACGCATCAGCAAGGAAAACGCTATGATGACGGAAGATTTAATTTGACACAGAAGCAGGCTCGCGAGATTGTCAAACTTTGCATAACACAGGATGAGTATTTGGAAGGCAAGACGATTGCAGATGTTTTTTCCGACGGCCTTTTGCATTCCGATTTTTGGACCTATTGGCGCACAATGTTCGCCTTTGAAAATTGGCATTCGGCTTTGGAAATGAAGCTGTATTTGAACCGTTTCATCCATCATGTTGGCGGCTTGACGGATTTGTCGGCCCTGAGATTTACCCGGTATGACCAATATAATTCGATTGTGCGGCCGATGGTGCGATATTTGACAAATCACGGTTGCAAATTTCAATACAACACCAAGGTGACGGATGTCGACTTCAAGTTTGAAGGAAACAAGAAGGTTGCTTGCAAAATTATCGCGGAAGACAATTATGGCAATGATAAATCCATTGCTTTGACGGAAAACGATTTGCTGTTTATTACAAATGGTTCGATGACGGAAAATTCAAGCTACGGCGATGACTACACGCCGGCGCGGTTGAACGATGAACAGGGTGGCTGTTGGGAAATGTGGAAAAATATCGCGAAAAAGTCTGATGATTTTGGCCATCCGGAAGTTTTCTGCTCCGATGTCGAAAAAAGTAACTGGGAATCCTGTACGATTACTTGCCACGATACTAAAGTGCCTGAATATATCGAAAAAATAACGAAAAGAACTCCTTACGGCGGCAAGGTCGTCACCGGCGGTATAGTAACTTGTGTCGATTCATCGTGGCTGCTATCATGGACGATAAATCGGCAGGGGCAGTATCCGGAGCAGCCGCAAAACGATGTAGCCGTTTGGGTTTACGGGTTGTTTTCCGATAAAGAGGGCGACTATGTGAAAAAGAAAATGCGCGACTGTACCGGTAAGGAGATTACAGCTGAATGGCTCTATCACTTGGGCGTTCCGGCAAGCAAAATCAATGAGTTGGCGGAAAGCTGTACGGCTATTCCCGTTATGATGCCTTACATTACCTCGCAATTTATGCCTCGAAAAGCCGGTGACCGGCCATTTGTAGTGCCGCACGGAGCAGTTAATTTCGCGTTCATCGGGCAGTTTGCCGAAACTTTGGATAAACCGGGAAGAGATACGGTGTTTACAACCGAATACTCCGGCCGGACGGCTATGGAGGCGGTATATGTGCTTTGCGGGGTGGAGAAAGCGGTCCCGGAGGTATATGCTTCGCGCTACGACTTAAGATACCTGCTCAATGCGACAGTAGCTTTGCTGGACGGGCAAAAACCTAAGCTGCCGCTTAATCCACTGGCTAAATTTAAACTGGCCAAGATGATTAAAGGGACGGATATTGCCGAGATGTTGCGAGAATTTAAGATAATTTAA
- a CDS encoding TetR-like C-terminal domain-containing protein, with protein MARNYTKELIVKELIKLLNQRSLHNVTVTELAKCCNIERKTFYYHYENLFQVIKEIFAMELAKVIDEFNETLSWEESFISAAKFILDNKSCIKHLYESDYKPDLEKYIFSLAGEIMQQYVGRIARSTKAHAVDIKLIAYFYQCALSSALIQWMASDMRADPKAITRRIGQLMDGNILLSLQRSEKLAAFTQNFDFE; from the coding sequence GTGGCGCGAAACTACACTAAAGAATTGATAGTAAAAGAGCTGATCAAACTTTTAAATCAAAGAAGTTTACACAACGTGACGGTGACGGAGCTGGCGAAATGCTGCAACATAGAACGAAAAACTTTTTACTATCATTATGAAAACCTGTTCCAAGTAATAAAAGAAATTTTCGCGATGGAGTTGGCAAAAGTCATTGACGAGTTCAATGAGACCTTGTCGTGGGAAGAAAGCTTTATTTCAGCGGCCAAATTCATCTTGGACAATAAAAGCTGTATCAAACATCTCTATGAATCAGACTACAAACCTGATTTGGAAAAATATATATTTTCGTTGGCCGGCGAAATTATGCAACAGTATGTAGGACGTATCGCCAGATCTACCAAAGCGCATGCGGTAGACATAAAGCTGATTGCCTATTTTTACCAATGCGCTTTAAGCAGTGCTTTAATCCAATGGATGGCAAGTGACATGCGGGCGGATCCTAAAGCTATTACCCGAAGAATCGGCCAGCTGATGGACGGCAATATTTTGTTGTCGTTGCAGCGAAGTGAGAAGCTAGCGGCGTTTACCCAAAACTTCGATTTTGAGTAA
- a CDS encoding helix-turn-helix transcriptional regulator, which translates to MAELEVDNKICEYRKAMGLTQHKLARAVGLKRRSIMAYENKTISPTIETAYKICQVLGRDIKEVFIFKEDK; encoded by the coding sequence ATGGCTGAACTGGAGGTAGATAACAAGATATGCGAATACCGAAAAGCCATGGGCTTGACGCAACACAAATTAGCCCGAGCTGTCGGTTTGAAACGCCGTTCCATTATGGCTTATGAAAATAAAACGATCAGTCCAACAATAGAAACAGCGTACAAGATTTGCCAAGTTTTGGGACGAGATATCAAAGAAGTTTTTATTTTTAAGGAGGATAAATAG